In one window of Caenimonas aquaedulcis DNA:
- a CDS encoding sensor domain-containing protein has protein sequence MHTIDRPGQAEPGKLQQAETLLQLLERTAFIGVWTLDLPGDRLEWSEQLARLHEAPAGYSPSRKDAYQHYAPEWRDAIARLVHACIADGTPFDEEMQVITQSGRRAWVRTVGQAVRDDEGRIVRVEGAVQEIAPHRHRLGTLSRHTVSMGGAMGSGEAFATIDKEGRFTYVNEQAELLLGRPAPQLLGRMIWNTFQKTVRLRLEEQFRRAIRQGNLLETEELDASLSRRIEARGYPFGAGLAVHLRDVTERHQSQEHLRLLEGSIARLNDIVIITEAGPFSAPGPRIVFVNEAFERRTGYTPQEVMGKTPRLLQGPNTQRKELDRIRAAMEQWQPVRVDLINYKKNGEPFWVDLEVSPVWDKERRLTHWVAVGRDITERKMAEEKIQYLAFYDALTQLPNRQLLLDRLERALSDPDRSHEGALMFIDLDNFKVLNDTLGHQKGDQLLQQVAERLRSCVARGDTVARLGGDEFVILLENSGTKPFRPAEGARIVSERILAKLGEPYLLSGYLHHSTCSIGVTLFGRTVPLSVSELLKQADLAMYQAKAAGRNAVCFFDPEMQATATENAALATDLRQAWREGQFLIDYQPQVGADGRMTGVEALLRWRHPQRDMVPPSHFISTAEETSLIIPIGHWVLQQACAQLAEWSKREDRKHLSIAVNVSVRQFRHPDFVDEVMTVVRESGIAPHKLKLELTESLLADGIEVTVAKMGNLKAMGVTLSLDDFGMGYSSLSYLKRLPLDQLKIDREFVKDILTDANDAAIAKTIIGLAQSLGLGVIAEGVETPEQRAFLAKQGCDEFQGFLFCKPLPIEELESFMDSLESGAAV, from the coding sequence ATGCACACCATCGATCGTCCCGGACAGGCCGAACCCGGCAAGCTCCAGCAGGCCGAGACCCTGCTGCAATTGCTCGAGCGCACCGCCTTCATCGGCGTGTGGACGCTCGACCTTCCCGGCGACCGGCTCGAGTGGTCGGAGCAGCTCGCCCGCCTGCACGAAGCGCCTGCGGGCTACAGCCCCTCGCGCAAGGACGCCTACCAGCACTACGCCCCGGAGTGGCGCGACGCGATCGCCCGGCTGGTGCACGCCTGCATCGCCGACGGCACGCCCTTCGACGAGGAAATGCAGGTCATCACGCAGTCCGGCCGCCGCGCGTGGGTGCGCACGGTCGGCCAGGCGGTCCGCGACGACGAAGGCCGCATCGTGCGGGTCGAGGGCGCGGTGCAGGAGATCGCACCGCACAGGCACCGCCTGGGCACGCTTTCGCGGCATACGGTGAGCATGGGAGGCGCGATGGGCAGCGGGGAGGCCTTCGCGACGATCGACAAGGAGGGCCGCTTCACCTACGTGAACGAGCAGGCGGAACTGCTGCTTGGCCGGCCCGCGCCGCAATTGCTCGGGCGCATGATCTGGAACACCTTCCAGAAGACGGTGCGCCTGCGGCTGGAGGAGCAGTTCCGCCGCGCGATCCGCCAGGGCAACCTGCTGGAGACCGAGGAGCTCGACGCCAGCCTGTCGCGGCGCATCGAGGCGCGGGGCTATCCCTTCGGGGCGGGGCTCGCGGTGCACCTGCGCGACGTGACGGAGCGCCACCAGTCCCAGGAACACCTGCGGCTGCTGGAAGGCAGCATCGCGCGCCTGAACGACATCGTCATCATCACGGAGGCCGGGCCCTTCAGCGCGCCCGGCCCGCGCATCGTGTTCGTCAACGAGGCGTTCGAGCGTCGCACCGGCTACACGCCGCAGGAAGTGATGGGCAAGACGCCCCGCCTGCTGCAGGGCCCGAACACGCAGCGCAAGGAGCTCGACCGCATCCGCGCGGCGATGGAGCAGTGGCAGCCGGTGCGCGTGGACCTGATCAACTACAAGAAGAACGGGGAGCCCTTCTGGGTGGACCTGGAAGTCTCCCCGGTGTGGGACAAGGAGCGCCGGCTCACGCACTGGGTGGCGGTGGGCCGCGACATCACCGAGCGCAAGATGGCCGAGGAGAAGATCCAGTACCTCGCCTTCTACGACGCGCTCACGCAGCTGCCCAACCGGCAGCTCCTGCTCGACCGGCTGGAGCGCGCGCTGTCCGACCCGGACCGCTCGCACGAAGGCGCGCTGATGTTCATCGACCTGGACAACTTCAAGGTGCTCAACGACACGCTGGGCCACCAGAAGGGCGACCAGCTCCTGCAGCAGGTGGCCGAGCGCCTGCGCTCGTGCGTCGCGCGCGGCGATACGGTGGCGCGCCTGGGCGGCGACGAATTCGTGATCCTGCTGGAAAACAGCGGGACCAAGCCCTTCCGTCCCGCGGAGGGCGCGCGCATCGTGAGCGAGCGCATCCTCGCCAAGCTCGGCGAGCCCTACCTGCTCTCGGGCTACCTGCACCACAGCACCTGCAGCATCGGCGTGACGCTCTTCGGGCGCACCGTGCCGCTGTCGGTGAGCGAGCTGCTCAAGCAGGCCGACCTCGCGATGTACCAGGCCAAGGCCGCCGGCCGCAATGCGGTGTGCTTCTTCGATCCGGAGATGCAGGCCACCGCCACCGAAAACGCGGCCCTCGCCACGGACCTGCGCCAGGCGTGGCGCGAGGGGCAGTTCCTCATCGACTACCAGCCGCAAGTCGGCGCCGACGGCCGCATGACGGGCGTGGAGGCGTTGCTGCGCTGGCGGCATCCGCAGCGGGACATGGTGCCGCCCTCGCACTTCATTTCGACGGCGGAGGAGACCTCGCTCATCATCCCGATCGGCCACTGGGTGCTTCAGCAGGCCTGCGCGCAGCTGGCCGAGTGGTCCAAGCGCGAGGATCGCAAGCATTTGAGCATCGCGGTGAACGTGAGCGTGCGGCAGTTCCGCCACCCGGACTTCGTCGACGAAGTGATGACGGTCGTGCGCGAATCGGGCATCGCGCCGCACAAGCTGAAGCTGGAACTGACCGAGAGCCTGCTGGCCGACGGCATCGAGGTGACCGTCGCGAAGATGGGCAACCTCAAGGCGATGGGCGTGACGCTGTCCCTGGACGATTTCGGGATGGGGTATTCATCGCTGTCCTACCTGAAGCGCCTGCCGCTCGACCAGCTGAAGATCGACCGCGAATTCGTGAAGGACATCCTCACCGACGCGAACGACGCCGCGATCGCCAAGACGATCATCGGCCTGGCGCAGAGCCTGGGGCTCGGTGTGATCGCGGAAGGTGTGGAGACGCCGGAGCAGCGCGCGTTCCTCGCGAAGCAGGGCTGCGACGAGTTCCAGGGCTTCCTGTTCTGCAAGCCCCTGCCGATCGAGGAGCTGGAGTCCTTCATGGACTCGCTGGAATCCGGCGCGGCCGTCTAG
- a CDS encoding NAD(P)-dependent oxidoreductase produces MKVLVTAADLAPQALALLGDYEVVYAGKTPTEQDIVDLCAAHDPVGIIVRYSKVGAAAMDAAKSLRVISKHGSGTDTIDKDAAAARGIEVRAAAGANAAAVAEHALALLLACAKSVPQLDARMRTGHWDKATHKSIELEGKTVGLVGVGAIGARFAKMAIAMGMNVVAFDPYAKEFPPGVRSVTLETLWRESDAISLHCPLTADNRGLLNAATLAQCKRGVIVVNTARGGLVDEAAMLDAVRSGQVGAAGLDSFAQEPMVAGHPFAGEPRIILSPHVGGVTGEAYVKMGVGAVQNLKQVVEQGASRRVA; encoded by the coding sequence GTGAAAGTCCTCGTCACCGCCGCCGACCTGGCGCCGCAGGCCCTCGCACTGCTGGGCGACTACGAGGTTGTCTATGCCGGCAAGACGCCGACGGAGCAGGACATCGTCGACCTGTGCGCGGCGCACGACCCGGTGGGCATCATCGTGCGCTACAGCAAGGTGGGCGCCGCGGCGATGGACGCGGCGAAGTCCCTGCGCGTGATCTCCAAGCACGGCAGCGGCACGGACACGATCGACAAGGACGCCGCCGCCGCGCGCGGCATCGAGGTGCGCGCAGCCGCCGGTGCCAACGCGGCAGCGGTGGCGGAGCATGCGCTCGCTTTGCTGCTGGCCTGCGCGAAGTCGGTTCCGCAACTCGACGCGCGCATGCGCACCGGCCACTGGGACAAGGCCACGCACAAGAGCATCGAGCTCGAGGGCAAGACCGTCGGCCTGGTGGGCGTCGGCGCGATCGGCGCGCGCTTCGCGAAGATGGCCATCGCGATGGGCATGAACGTCGTCGCGTTCGACCCCTATGCGAAGGAATTCCCGCCCGGCGTTCGCAGCGTGACGCTGGAGACGCTCTGGCGCGAGTCCGATGCAATCTCCCTGCACTGCCCGCTGACCGCGGACAATCGCGGCTTGCTGAACGCGGCGACGCTTGCGCAATGCAAGCGCGGCGTGATCGTCGTCAACACGGCGCGCGGCGGGCTCGTGGACGAAGCCGCGATGCTGGACGCCGTGCGCAGCGGCCAGGTGGGCGCGGCCGGGCTGGACAGCTTCGCGCAGGAGCCGATGGTGGCCGGGCATCCGTTCGCCGGCGAGCCGCGCATCATCCTCAGCCCGCACGTCGGCGGCGTCACCGGCGAGGCCTACGTGAAGATGGGCGTGGGCGCGGTGCAGAACCTGAAGCAGGTGGTGGAGCAGGGGGCATCCAGGCGCGTGGCCTGA
- a CDS encoding response regulator, producing MHLQTFIVEDNATIRENLIGTLEELTCVKVTGTSATEDEALAWMEANADGWDVLIVDLFLKQGSGIHLAQRIVDRKPHQKVIVFSNYINASVRKRCAQLGVDAVFDKSTEIDALVDYCAHQCFRVAQLHAKAGTQAQAEA from the coding sequence GTGCACCTGCAAACCTTCATCGTCGAGGACAACGCGACCATCCGCGAGAACCTGATCGGGACTCTGGAAGAGCTGACCTGCGTGAAAGTGACGGGAACGAGCGCGACGGAGGACGAAGCCCTGGCGTGGATGGAAGCCAACGCGGACGGCTGGGACGTCCTGATCGTCGACCTGTTCCTCAAGCAGGGCAGCGGCATCCACCTCGCCCAGCGGATCGTGGATCGCAAGCCCCACCAGAAGGTCATTGTCTTCAGCAACTACATCAACGCCAGCGTGCGCAAGCGGTGCGCGCAACTGGGTGTGGATGCGGTGTTCGACAAGTCCACCGAAATCGATGCGCTGGTGGACTATTGCGCCCACCAGTGCTTCCGCGTCGCGCAGCTGCACGCCAAGGCCGGCACGCAGGCCCAGGCCGAAGCCTGA
- a CDS encoding aldo/keto reductase, which translates to MQQRPLGRSGIMVSPLCFGGNVFGWTADEATSFSLLDAWVDAGFNFIDTADVYSRWAPGHTGGESESVIGRWLKKSGKRDKVVIATKVGMDMGDGKVGLAPKYIAQAVDDSLRRLQVDRIDLYQAHKDDEATPMEATLEAFAGLIHQGKVRALGASNYSAARLAQAIEISRSRSMPRYETLQPLYNLYDRAVFEKDLQPLCVKEGIGVISFYALAAGFLSGKYRTAGDAAKSARGKNTVAKYLNERGLKVLAALDEAAQRTNSTPARVAVAWVMAQPAIAAPIASATSLEQLGELARAAELVLDAETLALLNRASEEA; encoded by the coding sequence ATGCAGCAACGTCCCCTCGGCCGCTCGGGCATCATGGTTTCGCCGCTGTGCTTCGGCGGCAACGTGTTCGGCTGGACAGCCGATGAAGCCACCTCCTTCTCGCTGCTCGACGCCTGGGTCGACGCGGGCTTCAACTTCATCGACACCGCGGACGTCTATTCGCGCTGGGCGCCTGGCCACACCGGTGGCGAGTCCGAATCGGTGATCGGCCGCTGGCTCAAGAAGAGCGGCAAGCGCGACAAGGTCGTCATCGCCACCAAGGTCGGCATGGACATGGGCGACGGCAAGGTGGGCCTCGCACCGAAGTACATCGCGCAGGCCGTGGACGATTCGCTGCGCCGCCTGCAGGTCGACCGCATCGACCTCTACCAGGCGCACAAGGACGACGAGGCCACGCCGATGGAGGCGACGCTCGAGGCGTTCGCCGGCTTGATCCACCAGGGCAAGGTGCGCGCGCTCGGTGCGTCCAACTACAGCGCGGCACGGCTCGCGCAGGCCATCGAGATCAGCCGCAGCCGCAGCATGCCGCGCTACGAGACGCTGCAGCCCCTCTACAACCTGTACGACCGCGCGGTGTTCGAGAAGGACCTGCAGCCGCTGTGCGTGAAGGAGGGCATCGGCGTCATCAGCTTCTATGCGCTGGCGGCCGGCTTCCTCTCGGGCAAGTACCGCACCGCGGGCGACGCCGCCAAGAGCGCCCGGGGCAAGAACACGGTGGCCAAGTACCTCAATGAGCGCGGCCTGAAGGTGCTGGCGGCCTTGGACGAGGCGGCGCAGCGCACGAACAGCACGCCCGCGCGCGTGGCGGTGGCCTGGGTGATGGCGCAACCGGCGATCGCCGCACCCATCGCGAGCGCGACGTCGCTGGAGCAATTGGGCGAGCTGGCCAGGGCGGCGGAACTGGTGCTGGATGCCGAGACGCTGGCGCTCCTGAACCGGGCCAGCGAGGAGGCCTGA
- a CDS encoding RraA family protein, with product MSSPDIIKDFARVPAAVVQEASQYQPAILADVAGRRGALHGRISALRPNMQFAGSALTVDVRPGDNLMIHAAISLAKPGDVLVIDGKGDLTAALMGTIMMNACKQVGIAGVVIDGAVRDTLEIEDMGFPVFAAGFNPNGPTKLVPGRIGHPVTVGGVAVRAGDFVIGDADGVVVVEREKIESLLPLAAKKVADETARIAAIKKGDTAAKWLVPALVAAGVLRQGESL from the coding sequence ATGAGTTCACCCGACATCATCAAGGACTTCGCGCGCGTTCCCGCCGCCGTCGTGCAGGAAGCCTCGCAATACCAGCCCGCCATCCTCGCCGACGTCGCCGGGCGGCGCGGCGCGCTGCACGGGCGCATCAGCGCCCTGCGCCCCAACATGCAATTCGCCGGCAGCGCGCTGACCGTGGACGTGCGTCCCGGCGACAACCTCATGATCCACGCCGCGATCTCGCTGGCCAAGCCCGGCGACGTGCTGGTGATCGACGGCAAGGGCGACCTCACGGCCGCGCTGATGGGCACCATCATGATGAATGCGTGCAAGCAGGTCGGCATCGCCGGCGTCGTGATCGACGGCGCGGTGCGCGACACGCTGGAGATCGAGGATATGGGCTTCCCGGTCTTCGCCGCGGGCTTCAACCCGAACGGCCCGACCAAGCTCGTGCCGGGCCGCATCGGTCACCCGGTGACCGTCGGCGGCGTGGCGGTGCGGGCCGGTGACTTCGTCATCGGCGACGCCGACGGCGTGGTCGTCGTCGAGCGCGAGAAGATCGAGTCGCTGCTGCCCCTGGCCGCGAAGAAGGTCGCCGACGAAACCGCGCGCATTGCAGCCATCAAGAAGGGCGACACCGCCGCCAAGTGGCTGGTGCCCGCGCTGGTCGCGGCGGGCGTGCTCAGGCAAGGCGAATCCCTGTGA